The Dokdonia donghaensis DSW-1 DNA window GATAGTCGTTGTTGTTCCGCTTGCGTCTGTGAAGTCATATGTTCCGTCTCCATTATCTACTAAGGCTACTGTTCCTGCCGCTGCGTTTATTTCATCTATAGCGTCCTGAACATTTGTTGCTACTAGCCCTGACGTTGTGTTGTCATATGGATTTGCAGAAGCGTTTGTGTCGATTACTTGCGTTGCTCCTGTTTCATCTGTGTAGGTGTATGTTCCGTCTGCGTTGTCAACGAGTGTTGAGATAGAAGTATCTGCGATAGTCGTTGTTGTTCCGCTTGCGTCTGTGAAGTCATATGTTCCGTCACCGTTATCTACTAAGGCTACAGTTCCTGCCGCTGCGTTTATTTCATCAATAGCATCTTGCACATTTGTTGCTACTAGCCCTGACGTTGTGTTGTCATATGGATTTGCAGAAGCGTTTGTGTCGATTATTTGTGTTGCTCCCGTTTCATCTGTGTAGGTATATGTTCCGTCTGCGTTGTCAACGAGTGTTGAGATCGAAGTATCTGCGATAGTCGTTGTTGTTCCGCTTGCGTCTGTGAAATCATACGTCCCGTCACCGTTATCTACTAAGGCTACAGTTCCTGCCGCTGCGTTTATTTCGTCTATAGCATCTTGCACATTTGTTGCTGCTAATCCAGATGTTGAATTGTCATATGGATTTGCAGAAGCGTTTGTGTCGATTACTTGCGTTGCTCCTGTTTCATCTGTGTAGGTGTATGTTCCGTCTGCGTTGTCAACGAGTGTTGAGATAGAAGTATCTGCGATAGTCGTTGTTGTTCCGCTTGCGTCTGTGAAGTCATATGTTCCGTCACCGTTATCTACTAAGGCTACAGTTCCTGCCGCTGCGTTTATTTCATCAATAGCATCTTGCACATTTGTTGCTACTAGCCCTGACGTTGTGTTGTCATATGGATTTGCAGAAGCATTTGTGTCGATTATTTGTGTTGCTCCTGTTTCATCTGTGTAGGTGTATGTTCCGTCTGCGTTGTCAACTAGCGTCGAGATAGAAGTATCTGCGATGGTCGTTGTTGTTCCGCTTGCGTCTGTGAAATCATACGTTCCGTCACCATTATCTACAAGTGCTACAGTTCCCGCTGCTGCGTTTATTTCGTCTATAGCATCTTGCACATTTGTTGCTGCTAATCCAGATGTTGAATTGTCATATGGATTTGCAGAAGCGTTTGTGTCGATTACTTGCGTTGCTCCTGTTTCATCTGTGTAGGTGTATGTTCCGTCTGCGTTGTCAACGAGTGTTGAGATAGAAGTATCTGCGATAGTCGTTGTTGTTCCGCTTGCGTCTGTGAAGTCATATGTTCCGTCACCGTTATCTACTAAGGCTACAGTTCCTGCCGCTGCGTTTATTTCATCAATAGCATCTTGCACATTTGTTGCTACTAGCCCTGACGTTGTGTTGTCATATGGATTTGCAGAAGCGTTTGTGTCGATTATTTGTGTTGCTCCCGTTTCATCTGTGTAGGTATATGTTCCGTCTGCGTTGTCAACGAGTGTTGAGATAGAAGTATCTGCGATAGTCGTTGTATTTCCTAAAACATCTGTGAAAGTATATGTGCCGTCATTATTATCTGTAAGCGTTACGTTTACGGAGTTTATTTGGTTTAAAATTTCATCTATAGCATCTTGAACATTTGTAGATACTAATCCAGATGTCGAATTGTCATACGGATTTGCAGAAGCGTTTGTGTCGATTACTTGCGTTGCTCCTGTTTCATCTGTATATGTATATGTTCCGTCTCCATTGTCTACTAGTGTAGATATTGAGGTGTCAGAAATAGTTATAGTAGTGCCACTTGCATCTGTAAATTGATAAGTCCCATCGCCATTATCTAGTAGACCTACCGTACCTATAGCAGCGTTTATTTCTTCGATAGCATCTTGAACATTTGTAGAAAGTAAACCTGTCCCTGTATTATCAAAACTATTACCCTCAGCTGAAATGTCTATCATTTGCGTTGCTCCTGTTTCGTCTGTATATGTGTACGTTCCATCTCCGTTATCTACTAAAGTGGAGATAGAAGTATCTGCGATAGTTGTGGCTGTTCCACTAGCGTCTGTAAAAACGTAAGAACCGTCGCCGTTATCTACAAGAGCTACTGTTCCTGCTGCTGCATTAATTTCGTCTATAGCGTCTTGCACATTTGTCGCAACAAGCCCTGATGTTGTGTTATCATAAGGATTTGAAGATGCCTGAGTGTTTATGATTTGCGAATTTCCATTTGCATCTGTATAAGTGTATGTTCCATCTCCATTGTCAATTATCATTGAAGCCATCTGACATAGACTTAGCCAGTTAGATCCATCATATTGATAAAAACAGCCCTCGTCTATATTAAAAACAAGACCTCCTGCAAGAGGAGTAATACTGTTCATTTGAGAAGTGCTAACTCTTGTTGCCACAAGAACCTTGCTCGTACTTTCAAGTTCGAGTAGCGATGCTGGATCTATAGTATTCGGATTATCACCTACCTTAACCTGACCAATGGCAGATATAGATAGTATGAGAAAACTTGTTAGGGTAAGTAGTTTTTTCATTTGAGGGATCATAAAATTAGCAATTTTCATTTTCGCGGAATTTACGCATTTACTTGTACAAATTTTGTTAAAAATATAGACGTAATGCAAAGCTTATTAGTTCTAATTTAGAATAAAATTTATTCTAGGCTCAAAGTTAAAATAAGGGCATTGTAAATCAGTAACTTTCAGACGAATCGCAGTTTTGTGTCGATGAAATGCAATATTTATAAAAATGTTGCATTCAAATATTTTTTAATTTTTTCCTTGTGTATCGTTTAAAAAGATTTATTTTTGCCTCGCTTTAATATTAAGGTTTGTTAGAAAAGCCTTTTGTTAATTACCATTTGAAGAACAATCTTCAATAAATGCGGGAGTAGCTCAGTTGGTAGAGCGTCAGCCTTCCAAGCTGAATGTCGCCAGTTCGAACCTGGTCTCCCGCTCAAAGAAAAAGCCCTGTATATCTACAGGGCTTTTTTTATTTTTATTTCGCGAAAGCGTAATCTATAATTCAATTGTAGACAAAGAGTCAATCTCATAAGGTTCTTTATCTTGTTTAAACACCCTAGCTGTGTGGTCACCCTGTAATGTAATTTGTTTACCCTTTACTCGTATCCAGCTTCCTTCTCGTATTCCTAACACTGGGACTGTATTGTAAATGTGGTATTCTTTAATACGTGTCTCTCGGGTTTCACCCATATGCGTAGAGTCTGTATCTGGATCTAGGTAATGCGGGTTTACATTAAAAGGTAAAACTCCCAATGTTTTAAAACTTGGCGGATAGGCAATAGGCATATCATTTGTAGTTTGCATCGTGAGGCCACAAAGGTTACTCCCAGCGCTTGTGCCTAGGTAGGAAGTGCCGTTTAAGATTACATCTCTGAGCGTGTGCATTACATCTAGTTTGTATAACTGGTTAACTAGAACAAACGTATTTCCTCCACCTGTAAATATACCTTGGGCAACCTTTAGGGCTTCTGTTGCGTCTTTATAAGTATGAAGGCCTCTTACAGAGATATTAATTTTTGAGAAAGCTTTTTGAGCAATAGCGGTATAGTCATCGTGAGTGATGCCGCCAGGTCTAGCATACGGTATAAATATAATCTCAGTTACATTATGAAATAACATTTTAAGTTCTGGAAGGAGATACTCTAAATAAGTGCCTCCGTAAATAGTAGAGGTGCTTGCGGCGATAATATTTTTTGGCATATGAATTCTTTATTCAAAAATACAAACTAGAGCAAGTAAAAGTGAATTAACAAAACATTAAACCTAAAGCGTAAAGAGCTGACCTATTTTTACAACACACATAAAACAGTATACTATCGCGAGACATTACATCTATATAATTCCCATATTGTTATGTATGAGTAGTTTACTCACTGCTCAAAATAGCTTAATGTTAGAAGGTAAAATTCTTAATGATAGTATTGAGGTTGCTTCCATAACAGTTGTAAATATTAATATGCGCGCGGGTACTGTTACTAATCTAGATGGGGTTTTTGAAATACCAGTGCGAGTAAATGACACGCTTAACATAAGTGCTGTGCAGTATGAGAGTAAGCGCATAATAATTACTCCAGTCATATATAAACGTATGAAACTCTCACTTTATCTCATACCAAAACTCAATGAACTAGATGAAGTTGTGATAAGTAATATTGATCTTACGGGTGATATAACTAAGGATCTCAAGGCAGTGCCACTTAAGAGGTTTATCTCGCCGTCATCTTTAGGTATACCAGAAAATGCAAAACCTACGATGACAGTAGAAGAGCGTAGAGTTTATAGTGCTACTGCAGGAGCTGGTCCACTAGGCTCCCTTATAAACGCCATAAGCGGGCGTACCAAAATACTAAAAAAGCATTTAAAAATTTCAAAATTTAAGATGATGGTTGAGCAAAATCATCAAACATTTTCTGATAGTACATATATGAAGTCTTTAAATATACCAGAAGACCTTATAGAAGATTTTGTATTCTATGTTTTTGAAGATAAAAAAGCCGTACGTTTATCAAATCAAGGCGACACAATGGCTATCTTAGATTTAATGTTACAAAAATCTACCGCATATTTGAAACGTAAGGAGCCTGAGGGCGTCTTACCTAATAAATCTACTAACGATGATTAAGTATATAAACTTCTGTTTGTTTTTTTTAATTTCCACAGTGTTATATTCTCAAGATGTAATAATGCTAGAGGGTCAAGTTCTTAATGATACTATAGATAAGGCAAATCTTACCGTGGTAAATATGACATTAAGAACAGGGACGATAACCTCACAAAACGGAAAATTTGTTATAAAAGCGAGGCTTAATGATACCATAAATGTGAGCGCAGTACAATATGAGCCTAGACAGTTTGTGGTAAATAATACGATGTTCAATAGAGGTAAAATTACCTTGTACTTAATACCAAAAATTACAGAGCTTGATCAAGTAACGATAAGTAATATAGATCTCACTGGTGATATAACAAAAGATGTGGGTACTACAGAATATGAGATAAAAATCACACCTACAGACTTAGGTATACCAGAAAACACAGCCCCGCCGCGCACGGTAGAAGAGCGTCGCTATTATACAGCTGTAACCAGTGGGGGAGGCATCCCGCTAGATGGACTCATAAACTCAATCACTGGCAGATTAAAAATGCTCAAAAAACATATTGAAATATCAAGGTTTGAAAAACTAGTGCAAGAAAGTAGGCACAGTTTTTCAGATAATGTGTATATGAATGAGCTAGCTATAAATAAAGAATCTATAGAAGATTTTGTGTATTATACCTTTGAAGACCCAAAGGCAAAAGAGCTCGTAGATACAGATAACGTCTTGGGATTGCTTGAGTTTATGATGAAAAAGTCTGCAGATTATAAAAAACTCAACCCACAAGATTAACTACTGGCACATTTATTGAAAATTTTATAGTACGCTTTCGCGAAAGCGTAAACCCATCATCTAAATTCATTATGAGAAAAGTTCTTTTACTATTTATAATCGCTCCATTGCTTATGGGAGCCTCATTGCATAAGTATTACCTCAGTGTTACAGATGTAGTGTATGACGAGCAAGAAAAATCCATACAAATGATATCGCGGTTATTTTATGATGATCTTGAAGCTGTGCTCCAAGAGCGTTATGATGAGACCATTGTAGTAGATGCAACCGCAAATCAAGAAAAACTGGACCTTTACCTAAATAAATACTTTCAAAAAAAGCTCATAATAACCGTAAATGGAGAAAGAAGACAGCTTCAGTTTTTAGGTAAGGAGTATGAAGATGATTATGTGGTTTGCTATGTAGAAATCACAGATATAGAGCTAATTAAAACATTTGAGATAGATAATGAGCTACTTATGGATTTGTTTCCAGACCAAAAAAATATGGTACATACTACTATAGGAAAGAACAAGAAAAGTTTTCTGCTTACTGCGGGAAATGCTAAAGGGTTGTTAAAATTTTAAAAATTATCCCAAAACACTGCTAAGGATGGCTATTTTTAGAGCTAAAACTAATTCAACACACTTATGATTCGTTACTCGTATATGCTGCTCGCAGCATTTTTACTTCTAGGCACAAGCGCTTTTGCTCAAGAAGAACAAACAGAAGAGCGTGCAATGGGGCACGAAAACACAAACAGGTTTAGACAACTTTACAATGAAATGTCTACACCTAACCAGTACAGAACAGCCTCTGGAGCGCCAGGTCACGCATACTACCAGAATAATGCAGATTACAAAATGCAAATAGAACTTAATGATGATACACACATCATTAATGGGTTTGAAACAATTACGTACACAAATAACTCTCCAGACGATCTTGAGTATCTATGGGTACAACTTGATCAAAACGTAAGAGAGAAAGATTCACCTGCCAAAGAGA harbors:
- the pepE gene encoding dipeptidase PepE, which encodes MPKNIIAASTSTIYGGTYLEYLLPELKMLFHNVTEIIFIPYARPGGITHDDYTAIAQKAFSKINISVRGLHTYKDATEALKVAQGIFTGGGNTFVLVNQLYKLDVMHTLRDVILNGTSYLGTSAGSNLCGLTMQTTNDMPIAYPPSFKTLGVLPFNVNPHYLDPDTDSTHMGETRETRIKEYHIYNTVPVLGIREGSWIRVKGKQITLQGDHTARVFKQDKEPYEIDSLSTIEL
- a CDS encoding carboxypeptidase-like regulatory domain-containing protein, with translation MSSLLTAQNSLMLEGKILNDSIEVASITVVNINMRAGTVTNLDGVFEIPVRVNDTLNISAVQYESKRIIITPVIYKRMKLSLYLIPKLNELDEVVISNIDLTGDITKDLKAVPLKRFISPSSLGIPENAKPTMTVEERRVYSATAGAGPLGSLINAISGRTKILKKHLKISKFKMMVEQNHQTFSDSTYMKSLNIPEDLIEDFVFYVFEDKKAVRLSNQGDTMAILDLMLQKSTAYLKRKEPEGVLPNKSTNDD
- a CDS encoding DUF6702 family protein translates to MRKVLLLFIIAPLLMGASLHKYYLSVTDVVYDEQEKSIQMISRLFYDDLEAVLQERYDETIVVDATANQEKLDLYLNKYFQKKLIITVNGERRQLQFLGKEYEDDYVVCYVEITDIELIKTFEIDNELLMDLFPDQKNMVHTTIGKNKKSFLLTAGNAKGLLKF